A stretch of Perognathus longimembris pacificus isolate PPM17 chromosome 1, ASM2315922v1, whole genome shotgun sequence DNA encodes these proteins:
- the LOC125352218 gene encoding histone H3.3A-like, with amino-acid sequence MARTKQTARKSTGGKAPRKQLATKAARKSAPSTGGVKKPHRYRPGTVALCEIRRYQKSTELLIRKLPFQGLVREIAQDFKTDLRFQSAAIGALQEASEAYLVGLFEDTNLCAIHAKRVTIMPKDIQLAHRIRA; translated from the coding sequence ATGGCTCGTACCAAACAGACTGCCCGCAAGTCCACCGGTGGTAAAGCACCCAGGAAACAACTGGCAACAAAAGCCGCTCGCAAGAGTGCGCCCTCCACTGGAGGGGTGAAGAAACCCCATCGTTACAGGCCTGGTACTGTGGCGCTTTGTGAAATTAGACGCTACCAGAAGTCCACTGAACTTCTGATTCGCAAGCTCCCTTTCCAGGGTCTGGTGCGAGAAATTGCTCaggacttcaaaacagatctTCGCTTCCAGAGCGCAGCTATTGGTGCTTTGCAGGAGGCAAGTGAGGCCTATCTGGTTGGCCTTTTTGAAGATACCAATCTGTGTGCTATCCATGCCAAACGTGTAACAATTATGCCAAAAGATATCCAGCTAGCACACCGCATACGTGCTTAA